In Pseudovibrio brasiliensis, the following are encoded in one genomic region:
- a CDS encoding nitric oxide reductase activation protein NorD — MKEQILEFLEPEEAVGNLWHDYASSLGAPVHYEDMEVELAKLRTSVQVVFRGLGGEAKVEISQAPATASTYRMPVKRKLGNAAETIFLSEFDGERLRLPPVLGVFPSAEMNRAHYIWLAAFAANCDVQKMPEDPLQADVQALALAKQAIERVWEKCSGLQKFFRESCEFLLQTRKRPSLPEWEAAVEAIVLELLGGPRAVTSTSATIRKAMECVDERWKLQAPRGYCTFAPVPIWVSSELVNGERGEERSDEQAPPTPQGANATSKRKAKREKREQADRKDSFILHRFEAILSWVESMNLNRSTDDDEEENAQKAADDQDYISLSKNQRKAATRLRLHLDLSPEDADHERLSDKYTYPEWDHRQRKLLEDHCRVLEKDAEPDYESVLLTDAYHRRRIRQVKRQFEALRPKRIMQMRQAEGSELDLDALVTAQVDLKASGYASDRIFQDARAVERDLSVAMLLDTSRSTESAVGDSSVIEIAGAALAALSGGIDASGDHLGVWGFSSLKRDRVFMNKAKGFDEPMTDEVIAKIGGLKPCYYTRLGAAIRHTTAQLALQQTQRKLLLVLTDGKPNDLDHYEGIHGIEDSHMAVREARRQGMAVHGVIVDEDGQDWFARIFGKGGYTLFPNPERLTRALPDIYRSLTREY, encoded by the coding sequence ATGAAAGAGCAAATACTGGAGTTTTTAGAGCCTGAAGAAGCCGTAGGTAATCTGTGGCATGATTATGCTTCAAGCCTGGGTGCTCCAGTGCACTACGAAGATATGGAGGTCGAGCTGGCTAAGCTTCGTACCTCCGTGCAAGTGGTGTTTCGCGGGTTAGGTGGTGAAGCGAAAGTCGAGATCAGTCAAGCTCCGGCGACCGCTTCAACCTACCGTATGCCCGTTAAACGCAAACTGGGTAACGCGGCTGAGACTATTTTTCTCTCCGAGTTTGATGGTGAGCGTTTAAGACTTCCGCCGGTTCTCGGTGTTTTCCCAAGTGCGGAAATGAACCGCGCGCATTACATCTGGCTTGCTGCTTTTGCAGCCAACTGTGATGTTCAGAAAATGCCGGAAGATCCTTTGCAGGCGGATGTTCAGGCGTTGGCTTTGGCCAAGCAAGCTATTGAGCGTGTTTGGGAAAAGTGCAGCGGCCTGCAGAAGTTCTTCCGTGAATCCTGCGAGTTTTTGTTGCAAACTCGCAAGCGTCCAAGTCTTCCTGAATGGGAAGCTGCGGTTGAAGCTATTGTTCTGGAATTGCTTGGTGGACCGCGTGCGGTGACCAGCACAAGTGCAACTATTCGCAAGGCGATGGAATGTGTCGATGAGCGTTGGAAGCTGCAGGCTCCACGTGGATATTGCACTTTTGCGCCTGTGCCGATCTGGGTTTCCAGTGAGTTGGTCAACGGTGAACGGGGTGAAGAGCGCTCGGATGAGCAGGCTCCGCCAACGCCGCAAGGGGCCAATGCGACATCGAAACGTAAAGCGAAGCGCGAGAAGCGTGAGCAGGCGGATCGAAAAGACAGTTTTATTCTGCACCGGTTTGAGGCGATCCTCTCCTGGGTAGAAAGCATGAACCTTAATCGTAGTACTGACGATGATGAAGAGGAAAATGCGCAGAAAGCAGCTGATGATCAGGACTACATCAGCCTTTCCAAAAATCAGCGGAAAGCCGCGACGCGTTTGCGTTTGCATCTGGATTTGTCTCCGGAAGATGCGGACCACGAACGCCTTTCCGACAAATACACTTATCCTGAATGGGATCACCGCCAGCGCAAGCTTTTGGAAGATCACTGCCGCGTTCTTGAGAAAGACGCCGAGCCTGATTACGAGAGCGTGTTGCTGACAGATGCCTATCACAGACGCCGTATCCGGCAGGTGAAACGCCAGTTTGAAGCTTTGCGTCCGAAGCGGATCATGCAGATGCGTCAGGCGGAAGGTTCTGAGCTGGATCTGGATGCGTTGGTTACAGCGCAAGTTGATCTGAAGGCATCCGGTTATGCGTCTGATCGGATCTTCCAGGATGCCCGTGCTGTTGAGCGTGATCTTTCTGTTGCTATGTTGCTTGATACATCCCGCTCGACTGAGAGTGCGGTTGGCGATTCCAGCGTGATCGAAATTGCTGGGGCTGCTCTGGCTGCATTGTCTGGCGGTATTGATGCAAGTGGTGATCATCTTGGTGTCTGGGGCTTTTCGTCCTTGAAACGAGACCGCGTTTTCATGAACAAAGCCAAAGGCTTCGATGAGCCGATGACTGACGAGGTGATTGCGAAGATTGGTGGTCTCAAGCCTTGTTATTACACCCGTCTGGGTGCTGCGATCCGGCATACAACCGCCCAGCTTGCCTTGCAGCAAACACAGCGGAAGCTTTTGCTTGTACTAACAGACGGAAAGCCAAACGACCTGGATCACTATGAGGGCATTCACGGCATTGAAGACAGCCACATGGCTGTTCGTGAAGCGCGTCGCCAAGGCATGGCCGTTCATGGTGTGATTGTTGATGAGGATGGGCAGGATTGGTTTGCCCGGATCTTCGGCAAGGGTGGTTACACATTGTTCCCAAATCCGGAGCGTCTTACTCGCGCGCTACCTGATATCTACAGAAGCCTGACAAGGGAGTATTAG
- a CDS encoding CbbQ/NirQ/NorQ/GpvN family protein: MTVQNHVFDVPYYQPIADECALFETAFNKGLPLLLKGPTGCGKTRFVEHMAAKLGRPIYTVACHDDLSAADLIGRYLLKGGVTEWVDGPLTRAVREGAICYLDEVIEARKDVAVVLHPLTDNRRRLIIERTGEELQAPPNFMLVASYNPGYQNVLKQMKPSTRQRFLSTTFDFPDAETEIQVVAKESGLDVERTKNLVRLAGHIRGLSSLDLEEGVSTRLLIYAASLIAGGMPVDKALQYSVVEPLSDEPDVQVALRDLIAVVYG; the protein is encoded by the coding sequence ATGACTGTACAGAACCACGTTTTTGATGTGCCCTATTATCAGCCAATCGCCGATGAATGTGCATTATTTGAAACGGCTTTTAACAAAGGTCTGCCCCTTCTTTTGAAGGGGCCGACGGGCTGCGGCAAAACCCGCTTCGTGGAACACATGGCCGCGAAGCTGGGTCGTCCGATCTACACCGTGGCTTGCCACGATGATCTTTCCGCAGCAGACCTGATTGGTCGTTACCTGCTTAAAGGCGGCGTGACTGAGTGGGTTGATGGCCCGCTGACCCGCGCTGTTCGTGAAGGTGCGATCTGCTATCTTGATGAAGTGATCGAAGCACGGAAAGACGTTGCGGTTGTTCTGCACCCGCTGACCGATAACCGTCGTCGTCTCATCATTGAGAGAACTGGCGAAGAGCTGCAAGCTCCTCCGAACTTTATGCTCGTTGCCAGCTATAACCCCGGCTATCAGAACGTTCTGAAGCAGATGAAGCCTTCCACACGGCAGCGCTTCCTCTCAACCACCTTCGATTTCCCTGATGCGGAAACTGAAATTCAGGTTGTTGCTAAAGAAAGCGGACTTGATGTTGAGCGTACCAAGAACCTGGTTCGTCTTGCCGGCCATATCCGTGGTCTTTCCAGCCTGGATCTGGAAGAGGGTGTTTCAACCCGCTTGCTGATCTATGCAGCATCCCTGATTGCTGGTGGTATGCCAGTCGACAAAGCACTGCAATACTCTGTTGTTGAACCGCTGAGTGATGAACCTGATGTTCAGGTTGCGCTTCGTGATTTGATCGCAGTTGTTTACGGGTGA
- a CDS encoding cbb3-type cytochrome c oxidase subunit I codes for MKYSSQKVAYAYFVAALGLFAIQVLVGLIGGWIYVSPNFLSELLPFNIVRMLHTNALVVWLLLGFFGAAYFIIPEESEREIHSVKLAYIQLLILVVGTLGAVVSYIFGIHEGREFLEQPLWVKVGILVAALIFLFNISMTVLKGRKTAITNILVIGLWALSLLWLFAFYNPANLSLDKMYWWYVVHLWVEGTWELVMASILGFLMLKLTGVDREVIEKWLYIIVATALFSGILGTGHHYYWIGLPGYWQWIGSIFSTLEVIPFFLMMTFSFVMVWKGRKNHPNKAALLWSLGSATVAFFGAGVWGFLHTLHGVNFYSHGTQITAAHGHLAFFGAYVALNLAVFTYAMPMLKGRNPYNQVLNMGSFWLMTGGMSFMTFVLTFAGTIQTHMQRVVGEDFMTVQDQLTVFYIMRFGAGAAVVLGAILFIYSVLVPRKELFTETSGSKPVTGSNPEAQAVLEGGR; via the coding sequence CTCCTAACTTCCTTTCGGAGTTGCTGCCGTTCAACATCGTTCGCATGTTGCACACCAACGCGCTGGTCGTCTGGCTTCTGCTCGGCTTCTTCGGTGCTGCTTACTTCATCATTCCTGAAGAGAGTGAGCGGGAAATCCATTCCGTGAAGCTCGCTTACATCCAGTTGCTTATTCTGGTTGTTGGTACTCTGGGTGCTGTTGTCAGCTATATCTTCGGCATTCACGAAGGTCGCGAGTTCCTTGAGCAGCCGCTCTGGGTTAAAGTCGGCATTCTTGTTGCTGCACTGATCTTCCTGTTCAACATCTCCATGACTGTGCTGAAAGGTCGTAAGACTGCAATCACCAACATCCTGGTGATCGGTCTGTGGGCGCTTTCCCTGCTGTGGCTGTTTGCATTCTACAACCCTGCAAACCTCAGCCTGGACAAAATGTACTGGTGGTATGTTGTTCACCTTTGGGTGGAAGGTACCTGGGAACTCGTGATGGCTTCCATCCTTGGCTTCCTGATGCTGAAACTCACCGGTGTTGACCGCGAAGTTATCGAGAAGTGGCTCTACATCATCGTAGCAACCGCTCTGTTCTCCGGTATTCTTGGCACAGGTCACCACTACTACTGGATTGGCTTGCCTGGCTACTGGCAGTGGATTGGTTCCATCTTCTCAACTCTGGAAGTTATTCCATTCTTCCTGATGATGACCTTCTCCTTCGTCATGGTCTGGAAAGGTCGTAAGAACCATCCAAACAAAGCAGCTCTGCTGTGGTCTCTCGGTTCCGCAACTGTCGCGTTCTTCGGCGCTGGCGTATGGGGCTTCCTGCATACTCTGCACGGTGTGAACTTCTACTCACACGGTACTCAGATCACTGCAGCGCATGGTCACCTTGCCTTCTTCGGCGCATACGTTGCTCTGAACCTTGCAGTATTCACCTACGCAATGCCAATGCTGAAGGGTCGTAACCCATACAACCAGGTTCTCAACATGGGCAGCTTCTGGCTCATGACCGGTGGTATGTCCTTCATGACCTTCGTGCTGACATTTGCTGGTACCATCCAGACACACATGCAGCGTGTTGTTGGTGAAGACTTCATGACCGTTCAGGATCAGCTGACAGTGTTCTACATCATGCGCTTCGGTGCTGGTGCAGCTGTTGTACTCGGTGCAATCCTGTTCATCTATTCCGTGCTCGTACCACGCAAGGAACTGTTCACTGAGACATCTGGTTCCAAACCAGTAACCGGAAGCAACCCTGAAGCCCAAGCAGTTCTGGAAGGTGGTCGTTAA